One Desulfonatronovibrio hydrogenovorans DSM 9292 DNA segment encodes these proteins:
- a CDS encoding NAD(P)/FAD-dependent oxidoreductase: protein MYNQKKQRQKTGLRIAVVGGGAAGMAASYYLGQKHEVDLFEVSPKLGGHVQTVMADDGDNRKIPVDMGFIVFNNRTYPKFCRFLDDLGVKSAPTDMSFSYSEPQTGFAYAGTGLSGLFAHRINIINPGFWKMILAVLKFCRHISRDLEQGRLKDGTLGGYIRANNYPGILMDRYLEPMVRAIWSAEEHEPENFPLERFARFFSNHGLLSIRGGPTWLYIPGGSHTYVKAFEQRFSGTIRTGCPVKGVSRSKDAVTIHLEDQVLKYDAVVLACHADMALELLRDPGNEEIRLLIPWQYVGNEVVMHTDPSFLPPNPRAWACWNVIAQSGDKEKRVHVHYWMNLLQRFSASKNHVVTLNPRRTVPGKAVSRRLEMFHPVFNASSLSAQADLASLQGVRNTFFCGSYHGNGFHEDAAASGVRVAELLGAGQ from the coding sequence ATGTACAACCAGAAAAAACAGCGGCAAAAAACCGGCCTGCGAATCGCTGTGGTCGGCGGCGGAGCAGCTGGGATGGCTGCCTCGTACTATCTTGGCCAGAAACATGAGGTTGACCTTTTTGAAGTGTCTCCAAAACTTGGAGGACATGTTCAGACAGTCATGGCTGATGACGGGGACAACCGGAAAATTCCTGTTGATATGGGATTTATCGTATTCAACAACAGGACTTATCCAAAATTCTGTCGATTTCTGGATGATCTTGGAGTAAAATCAGCTCCCACTGACATGTCTTTTTCCTACAGTGAGCCCCAGACAGGGTTTGCCTATGCCGGCACAGGCCTTTCCGGTCTCTTCGCCCATCGGATCAACATTATTAACCCGGGTTTCTGGAAAATGATCCTGGCGGTTCTAAAGTTCTGCAGGCATATTTCCAGGGACCTGGAACAGGGACGCCTCAAAGATGGTACCCTGGGAGGTTATATCCGGGCAAACAACTATCCGGGTATCCTCATGGACCGCTATTTGGAGCCCATGGTCAGGGCAATCTGGTCTGCCGAGGAACACGAGCCAGAAAATTTTCCTCTGGAGCGCTTTGCCAGGTTTTTTTCCAATCACGGCCTGCTAAGCATCAGGGGTGGTCCGACCTGGCTGTACATACCGGGTGGAAGCCATACTTATGTCAAGGCCTTTGAACAAAGATTTTCCGGAACCATCAGGACCGGGTGCCCTGTAAAGGGAGTATCCAGGAGTAAAGACGCAGTCACCATCCACCTGGAAGACCAGGTCCTAAAGTACGACGCTGTCGTTCTTGCCTGCCATGCGGACATGGCCCTGGAACTGCTTAGAGATCCTGGCAACGAAGAAATCAGGCTACTCATTCCCTGGCAATATGTTGGCAACGAGGTGGTCATGCATACTGATCCGTCCTTTCTTCCTCCAAATCCCAGGGCATGGGCCTGCTGGAACGTTATTGCCCAGTCAGGGGATAAGGAAAAAAGGGTCCATGTGCATTACTGGATGAATCTTTTGCAGCGTTTTTCCGCCAGTAAGAACCACGTTGTAACCCTCAATCCGCGCCGCACGGTTCCTGGTAAGGCTGTATCCCGCCGCCTGGAGATGTTCCATCCAGTGTTCAATGCTTCTTCACTCTCAGCTCAGGCAGATCTTGCCTCTCTGCAGGGAGTAAGAAATACTTTTTTCTGTGGCAGCTATCACGGCAACGGGTTCCATGAAGACGCAGCTGCTTCGGGGGTGCGGGTTGCCGAGCTTCTGGGTGCTGGTCAATGA
- a CDS encoding DUF1295 domain-containing protein, with product MSLPGVLLIALGAVLLLMLGAWLLALVRKKACVADSFWGLGFVLIAWLSWSMGPETPRSCLVAVLISIWGLRLFLHITMRNWGQPEDRRYRAMREHYGRSFWWISLFLVFLLQGTLLWIISLAPLLAQLSPVPARLTWLDWMGLFVFAAGLIFEAVSDYQMKRFRSSPASKGKVMDKGLWAYSRHPNYFGESLIWWGIFIIALATPYGWWAVISPLLITFLLLKVSGVVMLEKDISQRRPEYEKYKREVSAFIPWFRTGE from the coding sequence ATGTCGTTACCTGGTGTCCTTCTGATCGCACTCGGGGCTGTCCTGCTCCTTATGCTGGGAGCCTGGCTTCTGGCCTTGGTCCGCAAAAAGGCCTGTGTGGCAGATTCGTTCTGGGGTCTGGGCTTTGTGCTGATTGCCTGGCTGTCCTGGTCAATGGGACCGGAAACTCCCAGAAGCTGCCTGGTGGCGGTCCTGATAAGCATCTGGGGACTGCGTCTTTTTTTACATATTACCATGCGCAACTGGGGGCAGCCCGAAGACCGGCGTTACAGGGCCATGCGGGAGCATTACGGTCGATCTTTCTGGTGGATCAGTCTTTTTCTGGTCTTTCTTCTCCAGGGGACCCTGCTCTGGATCATCTCTCTGGCCCCGCTGCTGGCCCAGCTGTCTCCTGTCCCGGCCAGGCTGACCTGGCTTGACTGGATGGGCTTATTTGTCTTTGCCGCAGGTCTCATATTTGAGGCTGTCAGCGATTACCAGATGAAGCGTTTCCGAAGTAGTCCAGCTAGTAAGGGCAAGGTTATGGATAAAGGATTGTGGGCTTATTCCCGGCATCCTAATTATTTTGGGGAAAGCCTTATCTGGTGGGGCATATTCATCATCGCCCTGGCTACCCCTTACGGGTGGTGGGCAGTAATCAGTCCATTACTGATCACCTTTCTGCTGCTCAAGGTTTCGGGAGTGGTCATGCTGGAAAAGGATATCAGCCAGCGTCGCCCTGAGTATGAAAAGTATAAGCGTGAAGTCAGTGCCTTTATTCCTTGGTTCCGGACCGGAGAATAA
- a CDS encoding DUF2177 family protein has protein sequence MFFYIKLYLMAVPVFFLVDMVWLGVIARNFYQKNLGFILSPEVNWTAAVVFYLIYIVGIIFFAVVPALEKDSLARAIVWGGLFGFFTYATYELTSMSLIKGWPLKVVIVDVAWGFFLCATVAGLTFKAAKWIS, from the coding sequence ATGTTTTTCTATATTAAGCTTTACCTCATGGCAGTGCCTGTTTTCTTCCTGGTGGACATGGTCTGGCTGGGGGTAATCGCCAGAAATTTCTACCAAAAAAATCTAGGTTTTATCTTGAGCCCGGAAGTAAACTGGACTGCAGCAGTTGTCTTTTATCTAATTTACATAGTCGGGATTATCTTTTTTGCGGTGGTCCCGGCCCTGGAAAAGGACTCCCTGGCCAGGGCCATTGTCTGGGGCGGCCTTTTCGGTTTCTTTACCTATGCCACTTATGAACTGACCAGCATGTCCCTGATAAAGGGCTGGCCCTTGAAGGTCGTGATTGTTGATGTGGCCTGGGGTTTTTTTCTGTGCGCTACGGTCGCAGGTCTGACCTTCAAAGCGGCTAAGTGGATAAGCTAG
- a CDS encoding secondary thiamine-phosphate synthase enzyme YjbQ, translated as MSALRLFTGQIQVSSRTGVDITDITGQIQVSSRTGVDITDITGQLQDLVRKSDIVSGVLHATCTGSTGSLTCIEYEPGVIADLTRAVNELALPDREYEHEKAWHDGNGHSHVQAALLGPSVSIQIRSRKCVLGTWQQVVAINHDVKPRTRKIEISILGI; from the coding sequence ATGTCAGCCCTAAGACTTTTCACCGGCCAGATCCAGGTCTCCTCCAGAACCGGTGTGGACATTACTGACATCACCGGCCAGATCCAGGTCTCCTCCAGAACCGGTGTGGACATTACTGACATCACCGGCCAGCTTCAGGACCTTGTCCGGAAATCAGACATTGTCTCAGGCGTTCTGCATGCCACCTGCACAGGTTCCACCGGCTCTTTGACCTGCATTGAGTACGAACCCGGGGTCATTGCAGACCTGACCCGGGCCGTAAACGAACTGGCTTTACCGGACAGGGAATACGAACATGAAAAAGCCTGGCACGACGGCAACGGTCACAGCCATGTCCAGGCAGCCCTTCTGGGTCCGTCAGTTTCCATCCAGATCCGCAGCAGAAAATGCGTGCTCGGTACCTGGCAGCAGGTGGTGGCCATTAATCACGATGTCAAGCCCAGGACCAGGAAGATTGAAATCAGTATCCTGGGAATCTGA
- a CDS encoding DUF721 domain-containing protein, whose amino-acid sequence MHKALGTWLDRLDPDGSRYLFTGICRSWEKIVGPEAASLVKPIGRKDRTLILGAQDSIVIQEITFQSDHIVQLVNSFCGSDFFDKVRVELLKGRTPLDRKLISRPEGALQVRTPQRLGSLGEKMDPESPVARCYARYVRFFKPEGPDQTEEK is encoded by the coding sequence GTGCACAAAGCCCTAGGCACATGGCTGGACAGGCTGGACCCGGACGGTTCCAGATATCTGTTCACCGGCATCTGCCGGAGCTGGGAAAAAATAGTCGGACCTGAAGCAGCCAGTCTGGTCAAGCCCATCGGGCGCAAGGACAGGACCTTGATCCTGGGCGCACAGGACAGTATTGTCATCCAGGAGATAACCTTTCAGTCCGACCACATTGTCCAGCTGGTCAATTCATTTTGTGGATCTGATTTTTTTGACAAGGTACGCGTGGAACTGTTAAAGGGCAGGACCCCTCTGGACCGAAAGCTCATTTCCAGACCAGAAGGTGCATTGCAGGTCAGGACCCCTCAACGCCTGGGCAGCCTCGGAGAAAAGATGGACCCGGAATCTCCTGTAGCCAGGTGCTATGCCAGGTATGTCCGGTTTTTCAAGCCGGAAGGACCTGACCAGACTGAAGAAAAATGA
- a CDS encoding prenyltransferase, whose protein sequence is MPSQLYIFLPLLLGQSMAHAQGNFSWEIFALCHFYGLAVQLFIVFANDIADVETDTLNRTHNIFSGGSRVLVDRSLSRKSLTMAALIFGLLCIAVGLVLGWLWNNWGPLLLILSGHVLVWAYSFRPFQLSYRGGGEFLQMLGVGGLLPVTGYLAQQGNLSCISWPLIVLMLLLSLTCAMSTSLPDQPSDRMSGKKSSSVIFGNRINQRLILVLNGLALALIVLVPAAQTRGPENLYIFAACAVLWASGIPFLDSKPGSRGLLIFVALCVGFSLTPMAGFSMALLLS, encoded by the coding sequence ATGCCTTCCCAGCTGTATATTTTTCTGCCCCTGCTTCTGGGCCAGTCCATGGCCCATGCTCAAGGTAATTTTTCCTGGGAAATTTTCGCCCTTTGTCATTTTTATGGCTTGGCTGTTCAGCTTTTCATTGTTTTTGCCAATGATATTGCTGACGTAGAAACAGATACCCTGAACAGGACCCACAACATATTTTCCGGCGGGTCCAGGGTTCTGGTGGACAGATCCCTGTCCAGGAAAAGCCTGACCATGGCAGCCCTTATCTTCGGCCTGCTTTGCATAGCCGTTGGCTTGGTCCTTGGATGGCTCTGGAATAACTGGGGCCCTCTTCTACTGATTCTTTCCGGCCATGTTCTGGTCTGGGCTTACAGCTTCAGACCCTTTCAGCTTTCTTACAGAGGCGGTGGGGAGTTTTTGCAGATGCTGGGAGTTGGAGGGTTGCTCCCGGTTACAGGTTATCTGGCCCAGCAAGGAAACCTCAGCTGCATATCCTGGCCGCTAATAGTCCTGATGCTTTTGCTGTCCCTCACCTGTGCCATGAGCACTTCACTCCCGGACCAGCCATCAGACAGGATGAGCGGCAAAAAAAGCAGCTCAGTCATTTTCGGAAACCGCATCAATCAGAGACTGATCCTGGTCCTTAACGGTTTGGCCCTGGCCCTGATTGTGCTGGTACCGGCAGCACAGACCAGGGGACCGGAAAACCTGTATATCTTTGCGGCATGCGCTGTATTGTGGGCTTCAGGCATCCCTTTCCTGGACAGCAAGCCCGGCAGCCGTGGCCTGCTGATCTTTGTGGCCTTATGTGTCGGCTTCAGCCTGACCCCCATGGCCGGATTTTCCATGGCTTTATTGTTAAGCTAA
- a CDS encoding RNA-guided endonuclease InsQ/TnpB family protein — MIKGRDIDGIMKNVTVSRRGKHWYISVQVEQEIPDPIPTQKPSVGIDMGVARFCTLSDGSFYTPLNSFKRLSKKLARLQRGLARKVKFSENWKKTKARITKLHEKIADVRRDYLHKLSRLIADKYGLVVVEDLRVSNMSASSRGTLERPGRNVKAKSGLNRSILDQGWSEFFRHLEYKLSWLGGWLEKVNPRNTSRTCPVCGHTDKENRRSQSRFRCVKCLFEGNADYVAAINIHTAGHAGINACGDGRPSLKQELPGNSDTVPTFFPVTPTA, encoded by the coding sequence ATCATCAAGGGTCGAGACATTGATGGAATCATGAAAAATGTCACCGTCAGTCGCAGAGGTAAGCACTGGTATATTTCTGTTCAGGTGGAACAGGAAATCCCAGATCCAATACCAACACAAAAGCCAAGTGTGGGTATTGATATGGGCGTAGCCAGATTTTGCACTCTGTCAGACGGTTCATTCTACACACCCCTTAATTCATTTAAAAGGCTGTCCAAGAAACTTGCCAGATTGCAGAGGGGCTTAGCTCGAAAAGTCAAATTTTCAGAGAACTGGAAGAAAACCAAAGCCAGAATAACGAAGTTGCATGAGAAAATTGCTGATGTTCGCAGGGACTATCTGCACAAGCTGTCACGACTGATAGCCGACAAGTATGGGCTGGTGGTAGTTGAGGATTTGAGAGTCAGCAATATGAGTGCTTCATCCAGGGGTACACTTGAGAGACCTGGTAGAAATGTCAAAGCCAAGTCAGGTCTTAACAGGTCTATTCTGGATCAGGGCTGGAGTGAGTTTTTCAGACATCTTGAGTACAAGCTTTCATGGCTTGGTGGCTGGCTGGAAAAAGTGAATCCGAGGAACACTTCAAGAACCTGCCCTGTATGCGGTCATACAGACAAGGAGAACCGCAGGAGTCAGAGCAGATTCAGGTGTGTAAAGTGTCTGTTTGAAGGCAATGCTGACTACGTGGCAGCCATAAACATTCATACCGCAGGGCATGCGGGAATCAACGCCTGTGGAGATGGACGGCCATCGTTGAAGCAGGAACTACCGGGAAATAGTGATACAGTACCGACCTTTTTTCCTGTCACGCCAACGGCGTGA
- a CDS encoding HDOD domain-containing protein gives MAMEDVQDQAVGRILAEDIVTPNGRLILPQGTVLSGNHISYLKKWGISRINLERLPGPKEYGHGIRAMLEEAAEGLLSPMYACNDYQNPMVRATYHAGLGRMVERAVSGWNIPRKGVSLPVNDGRFQDLFFMGEFTLDDVISHEVELASFPDIYFKVNEAINSSKSDADYLARIISSDVSLCAKLLKLVNSPFYGLSTRVDSVSRAIALLGADELSTLALGISAISAFQDIPEELIDMKSFWTHSVAVGILARHLGGEIPGLSGERLFVGGLLHDMGRLVLFKKLPAASTEALIYSQTNLLPMVEAERDIFGFDHAMAGLMLARAWNLPEFLQDQIGGHHDSGDLTSLEAAITHLADFLAIGLVFADKGSLILPPLNDSALKLTGLTPEGLEKILPDVEREFNEIVGIFFG, from the coding sequence ATGGCCATGGAAGATGTCCAGGATCAGGCAGTAGGCCGGATTCTGGCTGAAGACATTGTCACTCCCAATGGAAGGCTTATTCTCCCCCAGGGCACAGTTCTTTCAGGAAATCATATCTCTTATCTGAAAAAATGGGGGATATCCAGAATAAATCTGGAGCGACTGCCCGGCCCTAAGGAGTATGGCCACGGGATCAGGGCCATGCTGGAGGAAGCCGCCGAAGGCCTGCTTTCCCCAATGTACGCCTGTAATGACTACCAGAATCCCATGGTCCGGGCAACCTATCATGCCGGTCTGGGGCGCATGGTGGAACGGGCTGTGTCCGGATGGAACATCCCCAGGAAGGGGGTCAGCCTGCCGGTCAATGACGGCCGTTTCCAGGACCTGTTTTTCATGGGCGAATTCACCCTGGATGACGTGATCAGCCATGAAGTGGAGCTGGCTTCTTTTCCGGACATCTATTTCAAGGTCAATGAAGCCATTAATTCTTCAAAAAGTGATGCAGATTACCTGGCCAGGATCATCAGCAGTGATGTGAGCCTTTGCGCCAAGCTGCTCAAGCTGGTTAACAGTCCGTTTTACGGACTCAGCACCAGGGTTGACTCTGTATCAAGAGCCATAGCCCTTCTGGGGGCAGATGAGCTGTCCACCCTGGCCCTGGGCATTTCAGCCATCAGCGCCTTTCAGGACATCCCTGAAGAGCTCATTGACATGAAGAGCTTCTGGACTCATTCGGTGGCAGTGGGCATTCTGGCCCGGCACCTGGGCGGAGAAATCCCGGGGCTGTCCGGGGAAAGGCTGTTTGTGGGCGGCTTGCTGCACGACATGGGCCGGCTGGTGCTTTTCAAGAAGCTGCCGGCTGCATCCACTGAAGCCCTGATTTATTCCCAGACCAACCTGCTGCCCATGGTGGAGGCTGAGCGGGATATTTTTGGTTTTGATCATGCCATGGCCGGCCTGATGCTGGCCAGGGCCTGGAATCTGCCGGAATTTCTCCAGGACCAGATCGGTGGACATCATGATTCAGGGGACCTGACTTCTCTGGAAGCAGCCATTACCCACCTGGCTGACTTTCTGGCCATCGGGCTGGTCTTTGCAGACAAAGGCTCGCTGATCCTGCCTCCTCTGAATGACTCGGCTCTTAAGCTGACCGGGCTCACTCCGGAAGGTCTGGAAAAAATCCTGCCTGACGTGGAAAGGGAATTTAACGAGATTGTTGGAATTTTTTTCGGATAA